The Thermus antranikianii DSM 12462 DNA segment CGGCGGGAGGCCGAAAGGCTTTCCAAGAGGGGCGAGGCCTTGGATGCCCGGGCTCTCAAGCTGGATGCCCTAGAGGAGGCCCTTTCCAAGCGGGAGGAGGCGCTTAAGGCCCAGGAGGCCCTTCTGCAGGAGAAGGAACGCGAGGTGGAACGGAGGCTTCACGAGGTGGCGGGCCTCTCCCCGGAGGAAGCCCGGCGCCTCATTTTGGAGAAGCTGGACCGCGAGCTGGAGGAGGAGAAGGCCCAGAGGGTGCGGGCGGCCTTGGAGAGGGCGCGCCTCGAGGCCCGCAAGGAAGCCCAGAAGATCCTGGCCCAGGCCATGCAGCGCCAGGCCTCGGAAACCGCCGCCCAGCTGGCGGTTTCCGTGGTGCCCATTCCCTCCGATGCCATGAAGGGCAGGATCATCGGACGGGAGGGGCGGAATATCCGCACCTTTGAGGCCTTGACGGGGGTGGACCTCATCATCGACGACACCCCGGAGGCGGTGCTCCTTTCCTCCTTCAACCCCATCCGCCGGGAAATCGCCCGCATGGCCCTGGAGGAACTCCTCAAGGATGGGCGTATCCATCCAAGCCGGATCGAGGAGGTGGTGGAGAAGGCCAAGCAGGAGATGAAAACCTTCATCTACGAACGGGGCGAGGAAGCTGCCCTCGAGGCTGGGGTGGTGGGGTTAAAGCCTGGCCTCATCCAGCTTCTCGGCCGGCTCCACTTCCGCTCCAGCTACGGGCAGAACGTCCTCAAGCACTCGGTGCAGGTGGCCCACCTCTCTGGGATCATGGCCGCGGAGCTGGGCCTGGATGCCGCCTTGGCCCGGCGGGCGGGGCTCCTTCACGACATCGGCAAGAGCGTGGACCGGGAGGTGGAGGGAAGCCATGTGGAGATCGGCATCGCCCTGGCCCGCCGCTTCGGGGAACCCGCGGAGGTCATAGACGGCATCGCCCACCACCACGACCCGGAGAACGCGGAGACCGTGTATGCGGTTTTGGTGGCGGCCGCCGACGCCCTTTCCGCCGCCCGGCCCGGGGCCAGGCGGGAGAGCCTGGAGGAGTACCTGCAGCGCCTCGAGGCCCTGGAGCGCATCGCCCTTTCCTTCCCCGGGGTGGAAACCGCCTTTGCCGTGCAGGCGGGGAGGGAGGTGAGGGTCATCGTCAAGCCCGACAAGATCACGGACGCCAAGGCAACCCTTCTGGCCCGGGAAATCGCTAACCGCATCGAGCGGGAGATGAACTATCCGGGCCAGGTGCAGGTGACCGTGGTGCGGGAGACCCGGGCGGTGGAGTACGCTAAGTGACATGGACTGGCGTGAGCGCATCACCGTGGACCCGGAGGTCATGGGGGGGCGGCCCTGCATCCGGGGTATGCGCTTTCCTGTGGCCACGCTCCTGCAACTCCTAAAGCACCAGACGCCCGAGGAAATACTTCAGGAGTTTCCTTACCTGGAACGGGAGGACCTGGAAGCCGCTTTGGATTTCGCCGCTTATCTCGCTGAGGGGCGAGAGGTGGTCCTTTGAAAGTGGTGGTGGATGTGTGCTTGAGCCCTAGGTGGGTTCCTTACCTAAGGAAGAAGGGTCTGGAGGCCTTTCACTGGAGTGAGCTGGGTGATTTACGAGCAAAGGATCAGGAGATCCTTGCCTACCGCAAAAGGAACGGGTATGTCCTCCTCACCCAGGACCTGGATTTTGCCGCCTTGCTTTTTTCGGGTGGCGAGGTTCCGGCAAGGGTGGTGCTCCTCCGGGTTTCGGACCTGCGGGTAGAGGTAGCCGGGCCCAGGGTTGCCGCGGTGCTGGCGGGTGTGGAGGAGTACTTGAAGAAGGGAGGAGTGGCGGTGGTAGAGGACCACAGGGTCCGCTACCGGGTTCTTCCTGAGTAGAATGGGGCGATTATGCTGAGGGGCGAGGACATCGGGATTGACCTGGGGACGGCAAGCGTTCTCATTTACGTGCGGGGGAAAGGGATCGTCTTGCGCGAACCCTCCGTGATCGCGGTGGTCCAGGGGAAGCGGGAAGTGAAGGCGGTGGGGGCCGAGGCCTACCGCATGCTGGGGCGCACCCCGGGAAACATCGTGGCGGTACGGCCCCTTAAGGATGGGGTTATCGCCGACTATGCCTTAACGGAGCGCATGCTCCTCCTCTTTCTGCAGAAGGTGCTCTCCCCCATGAGCCGCTTCTTCCGGCCGCGGGTCATGGTGGGGGTGCCCTCCGGGGTCACGGACGTGGAGCGGCGGGCGGTGGTGCAGGCGGTGTCCGCCATGGCCCACAAGGTCTACCTCATCGAGGAACCCCTGGCGGCGGCCATCGGGGCGGGGATCAACGTGGCCGAGCCCACGGGCAGCATGGTGGTGGACATCGGGGGAGGCTCCACGGACATCGCCGTCATCTCCCTGGGGGGCATCGTGCGCTCCGAGAGCCTTAGGATCGCTGGCAACGAGATGGATCAGGCCATCATCCGTTACGTGCGGCAAAAGTACAACCTCCTCATCGGGGAGCGCACCGCCGAGGAGCTCAAGATCCAGCTGGGGCGGGCTAAGATCCTTCCCGGGGAGGAGAAGGAGGTGGCCGAGGTGCGGGGCCGGGACCTCATCACCGGCCTTCCCCGCACGGCGGAGATCCCCGCCGAGGACGTGGCCGAGGCCTTGAAGGAGCCGTTGGACAAGATCTTCCAGGGGGTGAAGGCGGTTTTGGAAACCACGCCCCCCGAGCTGGCCTCGGATATTTACGAGAGGGGCATTCTTCTAACCGGCGGCGGGGCCCTTCTAAAGAACCTGGATGTGGCCTTGCAGGAGGCCACGGGGGTGCCCGTGGTGGTGGCGGAAAACCCCATTGAGGCGGTGGCCTTGGGCACGGGTAAGGCCTTGGAGATGCTCCACGTGCTGGAGGACACCATCCTGTCTTCGGACGATGTGCTGAAGAGGTGAGCTGTGGAGATCGGGGAGATCCTTGCCCTCCTGCCCCATCGCTACCCTTTTTTGCTCATCGACCGGGTCCTTCACGCCGACGAGAAGACCTTCCGGGCCCTGAAGAACGTGACCTTTAACGAACCCCACTTCCAGGGGCATTTTCCCGGCTACCCCATCATGCCGGGGGTGTTGATCCTCGAGGCCATGGCCCAGGCGGCGGTGGGCACCATCGCCAAGCAGCCGGGTTTCAAGCCCGGAGGCCTAGTCTTTTTGGTGGGGGTGGAGGAGGCCCGCTTCAAAAAGCCCGTGGTGCCGGGGGATACCCTGATCCTGGAGGGGGAGCTCCTCCTCTTCCGCCGGGGCCTGGGCAAGGTGGCGGTTAGGGCCTTGGTGGAGGGGGAGGAAAGGGCCAGCGCCCGTTTAAGCTTCGTGGTCCGGGAGGGTGCGGAGTAGGGTGGCGCTGAACCCCAGGAAGTCGGGAAGCCGTTCCTCCAGGATTTGGCGCAGGATGGGGAGGGAAAGGGCTTGGTAGTCATGCACCGCCACATTGGGAAAGCCCACCATGGCCTGCATCCGCTGGGAGAGGCTTGGGGAGATCAGCCCGGCTTTTTCCAACAAAACAAAGGCTTCCCGTGAGGTTTGGGGTAAACCCAGGCGCCTAAGCCGCACCACATGCATGGCCATGTCTATGGCGGCTTCGCAGGCTCGGAGCAAGTTGAGAACGATGGCGTCCTGACGGGAGTAGTTGGTTTCCAGCTCCCTTTCATGCCCGCGGTATTCCTCCTCGATGCGCCTTAAGCAACGCTCGATGGTGGCGGCCTTTTGTAGGAGGACCTCATCCATAGACTTTTCCCCGTCTCTGAATATCCCGGAGGATTTCCGCTCTTTCCTCGTTGAGGCGGGCGTAGGCCTTAAGGGCGAGGTCCAGGAAGCGGTCCGCCTCGAGGCTCTTTCGATACAGGGGTTCGCCAAAAGCGGCCACCTGCGCCTGTAGGGGAAGGGAGGCCTGGCGAAGGTCTATCAGGTCCACTTCCCGCCCTACAAGAAGGCTCAAGGGGGCACGCAGGGCAAAGAGGTGCTCCGGAGGGTAAGGCTTGGGGCCCAGGATGGCCAGATCCAGGTCGCTTTCTGGGGTCAAAAGGCCTTGGGCTCCGGAGCCAAAGAGGTAGACCCCGAGGGGATCCAGCTCTTCCACCAGAAGGCGGATGGCTTCTTTAAGCCTTTCCACTTCCCTTAGGGTATCATCTTTCCTTGTGGCGGACCTCATGGCCTACCTGAAGCGGGCCCGGGGGGGACGGGTGGTGGAAACGGGCTTCCTGGACCCGGAGGAGCAGGCCCTTCTGGAGGAAAAGGCCCGGGGGGAGGGACTTAAGGTGGCCTTTTTCGGGGGGTTCCCCCTGGCGGAGAGGAGGCTTGCGGTGCTTTATCCCCCGGAGGTCCCCTCCGTTCACGACCCGGTGGAGGTGGTCTTCCTGGAGAAGGAGCCCCCGGATCTGGGGGAGGCCATGGGGGACTTGGAGGCCTTTGGGGAGGGTTACCTGGTGGCGGTGTCCGCCAAGGGAAGGAGGGCCTTGGAGGAGGCGGGCTACACCCTTTTCCCACCCCCGGAGGGGGCCTTAAGGGCCACCAGCGAACGGGTGCGGACCCTGGTGGTGCCCTCTTTGCGGGTGGATGCCGTGGGGGCTAAGGGCTTCGGGGTCTCCCGCAGCTACTTCGTCCAGGGGGTGAGGGCGGGGAAGGTGCGGCTTAGGGGCAAGGTGGCCTCCCCCAAGGAGGAGATGGCCCCCGGGGACACCCTTTTGGCGGAGGGCTTGGGGAGCCTGAGGCTCTTGGAGGTACTTGGCGAAACCAGGCGGGGAAACTATAAAATCAAGGTGGAGGTGGAACGGTAGGGGCAAAAGGCAAGGGTCGGGTAGGCTTGACGGTTTAGGGGATTGCCCTATAAACTAAGGTTTGTGCTCTTTGGTTGGGCCAAGGGAGCACGGTAAGAGCCAGCCGCCGCGGGGCGCCAGGTCCCGCGGAAGAACCCTGTTAGCTTACCTCGGGCGGCCCGCTTTCCCATCCTTGAGGTGACGCATGGAGATCAAGCGGTTCGGTCGCATCCGAGAGGTTATACCCCTTCCCCCTTTGACGGAAATCCAAGTGGAATCCTACAAGAGGGCCCTTCAGGCCGATGTTCCCCCGGATAAGCGGGAAGACGTGGGCATCCAGGCGGCCTTCAAGGAGACCTTCCCCGTGGAGGAGGGGGACAAGGGCAGGGGCGGTTTGGTCCTGGACTTCCTGGAGTACCGCATCGGGGAGCCTCCCTTTTCCCAGGACGAGTGCCGGGAGAAGGACCTAACCTACCAGGCTCCCCTCTATGCCCGCCTCCAGCTCATCCACAAGGACACGGGCCTCATCAAGGAGGACGAAGTTTTCCTGGGCCACATCCCCCTCATGACCGAGGACGGCTCCTTCATCATCAACGGGGCCGACCGGGTGATCGTTTCCCAGATCCACCGCTCCCCGGGGGTCTACTTCACCCCGGATCCCGCCCGCCCCGGGCGGTTTGTGGCCAGCATCATCCCCTTGCCCAAGCGGGGACCCTGGATTGACCTGGAGGTGGAGCAAAACGGCACCGTCTCCATGAAGGTCAACAAGCGCAAGTTCCCCCTCATCCTCCTCCTTAGGGTCCTGGGCTACGACGCCGAGACCCTGAACCGGGAGCTTGGGGCCTACGGGGAGTTTCTGGGGGGCCTTCTGGACGAGGCGGTGCTTGCCATGCGCCCGGAGGAGGCCCTGGTTCGTCTCTTCACCCTGCTCCGTCCCGGCGATCCTCCCAAGAAGGACAAGGCCCTGGCCTACCTCTTTGGCCTTTTGGCGGACCCAAGGCGGTACGACCTGGGGGAGGCGGGGCGGTACAAGGCGGAGGAAAAGCTGGGCGTGCGTCTTTCCGGCCGCACCCTGGCGCGCTTTGAGGACGGGGAGTTTAAGGACGAGATCTTCCTGCCTACCCTGCGTTACCTCTTCGCCCTCATGGCCGGGGTTCCCGGGCACGAGGTGGACGACATCGACCACCTGGGCAACCGCCGCATCCGTACCGTAGGGGAGCTCATGGCTGACCAGTTCCGGGTGGGCCTAAGCCGCTTGGCCCGGGGGGTGCGGGAGAGGATGGTGATGGGCTCCCCTGATACCCTTACCCCGGCCAAGCTGGTGAACAACCGGCCCCTCGAGGCGGCCATCCGGGAGTTCTTCAGCCGTAGCCAGCTTTCCCAGTTCAAGGACGAGACCAACCCCCTTTCCTCCTTGCGCCACAAGCGGCGCATCTCCGCTTTGGGTCCTGGGGGCCTCACCCGGGAGCGGGCGGGGTTTGATGTGCGGGACGTGCACCGCACCCACTATGGCCGCATCTGCCCGGTGGAGACCCCGGAAGGCGCCAACATCGGCCTCATCACCTCCCTGGCTGCCTACGCCCGGGTGGACGAGCTGGGCTTCATCCGCACCCCCTACCGCCGGGTGAGGAATGGGGTGGTCACCGACGAGGTGGTCTACATGACCGCCACCGAGGAGGACCGGTACACCATTGCCCAGGCCAACACACCCCTCGAGGGGAACCGTATCGCCACCGACCGGGTGGTGGCCCGGCGCCGGGGTGAGCCGGTGATAGTGGGCCCAGAGGAGGTGGAGTTCATGGACGTGAGCCCCAAGCAGGTCTTCTCCGTGAACACCAACCTCATCCCCTTCCTGGAGCACGACGACGCCAACCGGGCCCTCATGGGTTCCAACATGCAGACCCAGGCGGTGCCCCTCATCCGGGCCCAGGCCCCGGTGGTGATGACGGGCCTTGAGGAGCGGGTGGTGCGGGATTCCCTGGCTGCGGTCTACGCCGAGGAGGACGGGGAGGTGGTGGCGGTGGATGGCCGCCGCATCGCCGTGCGCTATGAGGATGGCCGCTTGGTGGAATACGCCTTGCGCCGCTTCGTGCGCTCCAACCAGGGCACCACCTTGGACCAGCGTCCCCGGGTAACCGTGGGCCAGAAGGTGAAGAAGGGGGACCTCCTGGCGGATGGCCCGGCCTCCGAGGGAGGCTTCCTGGCCCTGGGGCAAAACGTCCTGGTGGCCATCATGCCCTTTGACGGCTACAACTTTGAGGACGCCATCGTCATCAGCGAAGAGCTTTTAAAGCGGGACTTCTACACCTCCATCCACATCGAGCGCTACGAAATCGAGGCCCGGGACACCAAGTTGGGTCCGGAGCGGATCACCCGGGATATCCCCCACCTCTCCGAGGCGGCCCTGAGGGACCTGGACGAGGAGGGGGTGGTCCGCATCGGGGCCGAGGTGAAGCCCGGGGATATCCTGGTGGGCCGCACCAGCTTCAAGGGGGAGCAGGAACCCTCCCCGGAGGAGAGGCTTCTGCGCTCCATCTTCGGGGATAAGGCCCGGGATGTGAAGGACACCTCCCTCCGGGTGCCCCCGGGCGAGGGAGGCATCGTGGTGGGTACCCTCCGCCTGCGCCGTGGGGACCCCGGGGTGGAGCTGAAACCGGGGGTGCGGGAGGTGGTGCGGGTCTACGTGGCGCAAAAGCGCAAGCTCCAGGTGGGGGACAAGCTGGCCAACCGCCACGGGAACAAGGGGGTGGTGGCCAAGATCCTCCCCGTGGAGGACATGCCCCACCTGCCGGACGGCACCCCCGTGGACATCATCCTGAACCCCTTGGGCGTGCCAAGCCGTATGAACCTGGGCCAGATCCTGGAAACCCATCTGGGCCTGGCGGGCTTCTTCCTGGGCCAGCGCTACATCTCCCCGGTTTTTGACGGGGCCACGGAGCCCGAGATCAAGGCCCTTTTGGCCGAAGCCTTTGACCTTTACTTCGGCAAGCGGAAGGCCGAGGGTTTTGGGGTGGACAAGAGGGAGCTCGAGGTCCTGGCCCGGGCGGAGAAGCTGGGTCTGGTGAGCCCTGGCAAGAGCCCGGAGGAGCAGCTTCGGGAGCTTTTCATCCAGGGCAAGGTGGTTCTCTACGACGGCCGCTCCGGCGAGCCCATCGAGGGCCCCATCGTGGTGGGGCAGATGTTCATCATGAAGCTCTACCACATGGTGGAGGACAAGATGCACGCCCGCTCCACCGGCCCCTACTCCCTCATCACCCAGCAGCCTCTGGGCGGTAAGGCCCAGTTCGGCGGCCAGCGCTTCGGGGAGATGGAGGTATGGGCCCTCGAGGCTTACGGAGCCGCCCACACCCTACAGGAGATGCTCACCATAAAGTCCGACGACATCGAGGGCCGCAATGCCGCCTACGAGGCCATCATCAAGGGGGAGGACGTGCCCGAGCCCAGCGTGCCCGAGTCCTTCCGCGTGCTGGTAAAGGAGCTTCAGGCCTTGGCCCTGGATGTGCAGACCCTGGACGAACGGGATAACCCTGTGGACATCTTTGAGGGCCTGGCGTCTAAGCGGTAAGCCGCACCGCAGAAGCGGAATTGCTCTTAAGTGGAGGAGGAATGAAAAAGGAAGTTCGCAAGGTCCGCATCGCTCTGGCCTCTCCGGAAAAGATCCGTTCCTGGAGCTACGGGGAGGTGGAGAAGCCCGAAACCATCAACTACCGCACCCTGAAGCCCGAAAGGGATGGGCTTTTCGACGAGCGCATCTTCGGTCCCACCAAGGACTACGAGTGCGCCTGCGGCAAGTACAAGCGCCAGCGCTTTGAGGGGAAGGTGTGCGAGCGCTGTGGGGTGGAGGTCACCAAGAGCATCGTGCGCCGCTACCGCATGGGGCACATCGAACTGGCCACCCCGGCGGCCCACATCTGGTTTGTGAAGGATGTGCCCTCCAAGATCGGCACCCTCCTGGACCTTTCCGCCACCGAGCTGGAGCAGGTCCTCTACTTCAGCAAGTACATCGTCTTGGACCCCAAGGGGGCGGTGCTGAATGGGGTACCCGTGCAGAAGCGCCAACTCCTCACGGACGAGGAGTACCGGGAGCTCCGCTACGGCAAGCAGGAAACCTACCCCCTGCCCCAAGGGGTGGATGCCCTGGTCAAGGACGGCGAGGTGGTGGTAAAGGGGCAGGAGCTCGCCCCCGGGGTGGTGAGCCGCATGGATGGGGTGGCCCTCTACCGCTTCCCCCGGCGGGTGCGGATCGACTACCTGCGCAAGGAGCGGGCGGGCCTCCGCCTTCCCCTTTCCGCCTGGGTGGAGAGGGAGGGTTACAAACCGGGGGAGGTCCTGGCCGAACTCCCCGAGCCCTACCTCTTCCGGGCGGAGGAGGAGGGGGTGGTGGAGCTTAAGGAGCTCGAGGAGGGCTACCTTCTCACCCTCCTCAAGGACGAGGAGGCTGTGGCCCGCTACTTCCTGCCCGTGGGGTTGACCCCCTTGGTGGTCCACGGGGAGGTGGTGGAGAAGGGCCAGCCCCTGGCCGAGGGGCGGGGTCTTTTGCGCATGCCTCGCCACATGACCGCCAAGGAGGTGGAGGCGGAGGAGGAAGGGGATACCGTCTACCTCACCTTCTTCCTGGAGTGGACGGAACCCAAGGACTATGCGGTGGCCCCCCACATGAACGTGGTGGTGCCGGAGGGGGCCCGTGTCCAGGCGGGGGAGAAGGTGGTGGCGGCCATCGACCCCGAGGAGGAGGTGATCGCCGAGGCCGAGGGCATCGTTCACCTGCACGAGCCTGCCAGCATTGTGGTGATGAAGGCCCGCCTCTACCCCTTTGAGGAGGACGTGGAG contains these protein-coding regions:
- a CDS encoding rod shape-determining protein, which translates into the protein MLRGEDIGIDLGTASVLIYVRGKGIVLREPSVIAVVQGKREVKAVGAEAYRMLGRTPGNIVAVRPLKDGVIADYALTERMLLLFLQKVLSPMSRFFRPRVMVGVPSGVTDVERRAVVQAVSAMAHKVYLIEEPLAAAIGAGINVAEPTGSMVVDIGGGSTDIAVISLGGIVRSESLRIAGNEMDQAIIRYVRQKYNLLIGERTAEELKIQLGRAKILPGEEKEVAEVRGRDLITGLPRTAEIPAEDVAEALKEPLDKIFQGVKAVLETTPPELASDIYERGILLTGGGALLKNLDVALQEATGVPVVVAENPIEAVALGTGKALEMLHVLEDTILSSDDVLKR
- a CDS encoding RNA-binding protein; translated protein: MADLMAYLKRARGGRVVETGFLDPEEQALLEEKARGEGLKVAFFGGFPLAERRLAVLYPPEVPSVHDPVEVVFLEKEPPDLGEAMGDLEAFGEGYLVAVSAKGRRALEEAGYTLFPPPEGALRATSERVRTLVVPSLRVDAVGAKGFGVSRSYFVQGVRAGKVRLRGKVASPKEEMAPGDTLLAEGLGSLRLLEVLGETRRGNYKIKVEVER
- the rny gene encoding ribonuclease Y, translated to MTLLDLGLLLLVLLLSGALLLRRRGEDRTGEAKRLLDAAKGEAREVLEAARREAREILEAARAEARALRQEAEERAKALRQEVEAELKRRSEALEAEAKKRLQEAEERLRSEREELKAERERLKVLQEELKAERERLKGEREELRREAERLSKRGEALDARALKLDALEEALSKREEALKAQEALLQEKEREVERRLHEVAGLSPEEARRLILEKLDRELEEEKAQRVRAALERARLEARKEAQKILAQAMQRQASETAAQLAVSVVPIPSDAMKGRIIGREGRNIRTFEALTGVDLIIDDTPEAVLLSSFNPIRREIARMALEELLKDGRIHPSRIEEVVEKAKQEMKTFIYERGEEAALEAGVVGLKPGLIQLLGRLHFRSSYGQNVLKHSVQVAHLSGIMAAELGLDAALARRAGLLHDIGKSVDREVEGSHVEIGIALARRFGEPAEVIDGIAHHHDPENAETVYAVLVAAADALSAARPGARRESLEEYLQRLEALERIALSFPGVETAFAVQAGREVRVIVKPDKITDAKATLLAREIANRIEREMNYPGQVQVTVVRETRAVEYAK
- a CDS encoding DNA-directed RNA polymerase subunit beta is translated as MEIKRFGRIREVIPLPPLTEIQVESYKRALQADVPPDKREDVGIQAAFKETFPVEEGDKGRGGLVLDFLEYRIGEPPFSQDECREKDLTYQAPLYARLQLIHKDTGLIKEDEVFLGHIPLMTEDGSFIINGADRVIVSQIHRSPGVYFTPDPARPGRFVASIIPLPKRGPWIDLEVEQNGTVSMKVNKRKFPLILLLRVLGYDAETLNRELGAYGEFLGGLLDEAVLAMRPEEALVRLFTLLRPGDPPKKDKALAYLFGLLADPRRYDLGEAGRYKAEEKLGVRLSGRTLARFEDGEFKDEIFLPTLRYLFALMAGVPGHEVDDIDHLGNRRIRTVGELMADQFRVGLSRLARGVRERMVMGSPDTLTPAKLVNNRPLEAAIREFFSRSQLSQFKDETNPLSSLRHKRRISALGPGGLTRERAGFDVRDVHRTHYGRICPVETPEGANIGLITSLAAYARVDELGFIRTPYRRVRNGVVTDEVVYMTATEEDRYTIAQANTPLEGNRIATDRVVARRRGEPVIVGPEEVEFMDVSPKQVFSVNTNLIPFLEHDDANRALMGSNMQTQAVPLIRAQAPVVMTGLEERVVRDSLAAVYAEEDGEVVAVDGRRIAVRYEDGRLVEYALRRFVRSNQGTTLDQRPRVTVGQKVKKGDLLADGPASEGGFLALGQNVLVAIMPFDGYNFEDAIVISEELLKRDFYTSIHIERYEIEARDTKLGPERITRDIPHLSEAALRDLDEEGVVRIGAEVKPGDILVGRTSFKGEQEPSPEERLLRSIFGDKARDVKDTSLRVPPGEGGIVVGTLRLRRGDPGVELKPGVREVVRVYVAQKRKLQVGDKLANRHGNKGVVAKILPVEDMPHLPDGTPVDIILNPLGVPSRMNLGQILETHLGLAGFFLGQRYISPVFDGATEPEIKALLAEAFDLYFGKRKAEGFGVDKRELEVLARAEKLGLVSPGKSPEEQLRELFIQGKVVLYDGRSGEPIEGPIVVGQMFIMKLYHMVEDKMHARSTGPYSLITQQPLGGKAQFGGQRFGEMEVWALEAYGAAHTLQEMLTIKSDDIEGRNAAYEAIIKGEDVPEPSVPESFRVLVKELQALALDVQTLDERDNPVDIFEGLASKR
- a CDS encoding DUF433 domain-containing protein — protein: MDWRERITVDPEVMGGRPCIRGMRFPVATLLQLLKHQTPEEILQEFPYLEREDLEAALDFAAYLAEGREVVL
- the mntA gene encoding type VII toxin-antitoxin system MntA family adenylyltransferase antitoxin, yielding MERLKEAIRLLVEELDPLGVYLFGSGAQGLLTPESDLDLAILGPKPYPPEHLFALRAPLSLLVGREVDLIDLRQASLPLQAQVAAFGEPLYRKSLEADRFLDLALKAYARLNEERAEILRDIQRRGKVYG
- the fabZ gene encoding 3-hydroxyacyl-ACP dehydratase FabZ — protein: MEIGEILALLPHRYPFLLIDRVLHADEKTFRALKNVTFNEPHFQGHFPGYPIMPGVLILEAMAQAAVGTIAKQPGFKPGGLVFLVGVEEARFKKPVVPGDTLILEGELLLFRRGLGKVAVRALVEGEERASARLSFVVREGAE
- the hepT gene encoding type VII toxin-antitoxin system HepT family RNase toxin; this translates as MDEVLLQKAATIERCLRRIEEEYRGHERELETNYSRQDAIVLNLLRACEAAIDMAMHVVRLRRLGLPQTSREAFVLLEKAGLISPSLSQRMQAMVGFPNVAVHDYQALSLPILRQILEERLPDFLGFSATLLRTLPDHEA
- a CDS encoding DUF5615 family PIN-like protein — protein: MDVCLSPRWVPYLRKKGLEAFHWSELGDLRAKDQEILAYRKRNGYVLLTQDLDFAALLFSGGEVPARVVLLRVSDLRVEVAGPRVAAVLAGVEEYLKKGGVAVVEDHRVRYRVLPE